Part of the Aquarana catesbeiana isolate 2022-GZ linkage group LG06, ASM4218655v1, whole genome shotgun sequence genome is shown below.
TATACATTCAGCTACGGAATTATGCAGAATAATTTTTCATTTTCACAAGGATGTCTGTACGCACATTTGATGATCTTCTGGAGAGGCTGCAGTCCTGTCTAAAACGAATGGACACCCAGATGAGGATGAGAAATGTCACCTGGGGACACTCAGGACTGTAGTTATATCAAAGTCCCATGTATTTATTTTAAAGATGTTTGTGTcaaatgttttaaaaacttttatttctGAATTTTTTCCACACAATTTCTTATAAAGAAATGGTCCTGTTTTTTCCCATAGGACTTacaatttgtgaaaaaaagaaatttaaaaaaatattatttcccTTTTTgcacatgacattttttttaatggacaatgttttttataaattttttttctattgtaggTTTTTGGCCACAGGACGTTTCCTTCGCTACACCATTACCTTCTGATGAGTGTGAGCACGGTGGCAAAAGTGACCCAGCAGACCTGCTTTGCACTGTGGGAGATGTTACATAATAACGTGATGGCTCAGCCAATGGAAGAAATGTGGGAACAGGTGGCTAACAAATTTTGGGAAAAGACTCAGTTTCCAAATTGTATAGAAGCCCTGGATGGAAAACATGTCCAAGTGAAAAAGCCAAGTGGAAGAGGGACTAGGCACAGTGTAAGAATAGATAGAAGAGGGACCTGCCACATTGGTGGAGTGGTACATTGATGGAACAGGAGGAGCAGTAATTGAAAAGCTTCCACCTGGAGTACTTAAAATGGGTGATGTTGGCATTCCACTCCTTTGCGTGACCCTACAGGCCAACACATTGTCATACATGTTCTCCATGCACTGCTTCTCCTGCTAGGGAAACCAGGCTAACCAAGTGTCCCCATGGTTTCCCTCAAAGGCCCTGGTTTTGTATCTGGGGTGTGCAGATTTCAGCAgcgtgttacatacagagtgcagggttcaggggtgtgctatgtacacagGGTAGTTTCAGTGGTGccctatacacagagtgcagggttcaggggttcgCTCCATACAGcaagcagggttcaggagtgtgcgctgtacagagtgcaaggttcaggggtgtgctgtgtgcagaTTTAGGGgtatgctatgcacagtgtgcaaccccagTGTGCAACCCCAGTGAGCAACCCCAATTGAGTTGGGGACCTTACAACCAGCAAAACTGGGTGTAAGGGCCACACGACAAGGCCTGGCGGGCCTTGTGTTTGTTATATGTGAAATAGAGAGTATGATTTGTTGATTCTTTTGTGAATGCGATATTGTGTCATATTTATGCATCTCTCAAACTGTTTTTAAGTTGTTTTAACCTTTGATGTTTTGGCATTTGTCTAGACCAATCAACACAGCAAGTGATCGGCTCTAGAAAGTTGTGTACTAACGAATAGTTAGTACACGATTAatccaaatgcgtttttttttgtcCGATATTCTTATTGTGTGAACTAGGCATAAAGTATGGGGTGATATTTAGATTTTGCAGGCTGTTCCCCATCAGTTCTGTGCCTTATTTTATGAAGGCTCCTATTTAAATGAATTTGCTTTTTATTGGATTCAGGCTGTATGAATTTTTTTCACTGGTCACAGTTGCAGTTCCCCATCAGGTACACTTACTTTTTTGGTTCATGATGTATTGATGTGGCAGTGTGTAATTGGTTTGGAGGTTATTTAAACCCATGTTGGGGTTTAATGTGCAAGAATGCACAGCATTCTAGCGCATTATGACACATTACTGTTTGAGTTTGATCTCCTTTGGGCCCCATTcgcactgaggagtttttcaagggcttttgcattaaaaaaagtgcctgaaaagctcaagaaaaatgcttccctttaaaatcaatgaatgctttcacactggggcagtgcacttgtggtgtggtgaaaaaaaattctgcttgcagcatctttggagcatgctTGGGGAGCTAAAAAACATTGGGAAGCGCCTCACAGcgttttttggtgcagtttttgagtcatGTGTCCTTTAAAAACCGCACAGCAAACTCCAAACTCAAAAGCGCTGCAAAAGCACCTCAAAAGCTCTTGCAAAAGCGCTACAAAAGCGATGCAAAATCGCTCAGCCTTTTACTGGCAGGTTTGAAGCaaaccagtgtgaaaggagccttgctGTGGGGCTTGAGATCCCCACATCCATTTTGTGCTCGCAGGTGTCATGTCTCTCTCCTCTTTTTCTGGGTCAGCTGACCTCTTGCTTTACCCATTGGGCAGGCACTGATGATGTAACTCCCACAGATGCACAGCACACTGAAGTTACATTATCTTCCTACCAGGCTCCATTCCCGGCATCTTTCAAGATGACAGGACTGTACAATGTACAGAACAGACCTAAAAACTCTCTTCTAACTAAAGATCCTACCTTCTGGCAAATTTTTAGCTTTTATTCCACCTTAAGGAATAACTGTGAATAGGTGTCTAATAATAAAATCCAGTgaaaatatattcaggtaatattgATTAAAAGGGGGAGATGGTATGTAATAATGAGTGGCCACAATGTCATCACCATTTTCACAAAATTCACAACAAGTAATGAAAATTCCAGATAATTTAAACTACTCTGCTTCACTGTTGGTCCAACCCAAAAAGATTTTGGAAAATTTCTAACACCAAAGCAAAATTATTGAAGGTATAttgatagtatttttttttttatccacagtaattatatacatatactgtatatattatataataactcACTACACAGTCTagaatgtctaaacagctggcaacaaaagcgagtacacccctaagtgaaaatgtccaaattgggcccaaagtgtcaatattttatgtggccactattattttccagcactgccttaaccctccggggcatggagttcaccagagcttcacaggttgccactggagtcctcttccactcctccatgatgacatcatggagctggtggatgttagagaccttgcgctcatctacgttccgtttgaggatgccccacagatgctcaatagggtttaggtctggagacatgcttggccagtccatcacttttaccctcagcttctttagcaaggcagtggtcgtcttggaagtgtgtttggggtcgttatcatgttggaatactgcttcagtatatcacagtacatgttggcattcatggttccctcaatgaactgtagctccccagggccgTCAGCATTCAcgtagccccagactatgacacttccaccaccatgcttgactgtaggcaagacacacttttcttttcacttctcacttggttgccgccacacacgcttgacaccatctgaaccaagtaagtttatcttggtgtcatcagaccacagaaaatggttccagtaatccatgtccttagtcttcagcaaactgtttgtgggcttctttgtgcatcatctttagtaaaggcttccttctgggatgacagccatgcagactaatttgatgcagtgtgcgacgtatggtctgagcactgacaggctgaccccccacctcttcaacctttgcagcaatgttgacagcactcatatgtctatttcccaaagacaacctctggatatgacactgagcatgtgcactcaacgtctttggtcgaccatggtgaagcctgttctgagtggaacctgtcctgttaaactgctgtatggtcttggccaccgcgctgcagttcagtgtcaggaaaggttcccttcgTTGGTAATATCTATAATTTGGTGTgaagtactgaggtccaccagcaggtgactcctggcagtttggaactgtcaggagaacctttccctgctggtattatgtaaTCTTTGGGCGTCCACCAGCAGGTGGTTCCTGccagtgtggggccgacattacctcttgcaatcaggcatcacccgagtctaattgagatgtgtataaatacccgggtgcacacacaccttgccttggtattgtccttgtgccctgccctgcagcctgtttatctgttatcctgatcctggacctgaaccctgattcctgtatcctgaacctgtttgtatctgttcctgtatccctggatccttaccctgcagcctgattccatccatcttgttccctgtctgtttactcctgacccccatctgctgatctcctgttgatGACCCTGACCTAGCTTGACTACAATTCTtctactcccttttgctatatatactgattggtttattatcactgtttggttgttcagtttgttcactctgtttgtattggtggtgtgttcacatttatatgcatttacttttataaacttacttactttcacctatttatgtctggttcactctgtcgcagtcacacagttctggtcacatctggtttatgacagaataccaaggccatccctgacctgAAGTGGCTGCACATGGGAACCATTTTggttcagtttggttgcaaacatgaatgccaatgaggttattttttttctgctggcatctgaaaatggtgattgatgtgcccgtgcctgctgcccagcttgatgtgtccatgcctgctgcccagcctgatgtgcccgtgcctgctgccccgcttgatgtacctgtgcctgctgcccagcttgaagtgcctgctgcccagcttgaagtgcctgctgcacagcttgatgtgcctgctaccctgtttccccgaaaataagacctagcgtgattgtcggtgatggctgcaatataagcccttgcAGTGTCCGGAGGTCACTCCTTCAAGGGGAGGTACtgccaggaaaggttccctccgctggtaatatctatcatttggcgtgcagtactgaggtccaccagcaggtgtctcctggcagtttggaactgtcaggagaaccTTTCCTtgctggtattatgtgatctttgggctgcagtactggcatccactagcaggtggttcctggcagtgtggggctgaCATTACCTCTTGCAACCAGGCATCAGCTGAGTCtaattgagatgtgtataaatacctggcaagtgcacacacaccttgccttggtattgtccttgtgccctgccctgcagcctgtttatctgttatcctgatcctggacctgatccctgattcctgtatcctgaacctgtttgtatctgttcctgtatccctggatccttgtccTGCAGCacgattccttccatcttgttccctgtctgtttagtCCTGGCCCCCCCATCTGCTTATctcctgttgatgaccctggcctggcttgactacgattctggtccTCCCTTTTGCTattagtgttaatttagtcgactaaaatgactaaaacactTTAGTCGGCTAAaataactaaaacattttagtcgactaaatgaatactagtttagtcgactaaaatacgactaaaattattgagatgactaaaatatgactaaaactaaaatgccattttagtcctaaaactaaaattagactaaaactaaaattccattttaattaaaagactatgactaaaactaaattgcaattactgaaatgtactggagattttagtcgtctaaaacgtaggacattttattggacaaaaatgtactggagttttagtcgactaaataagactaaaactaaaacaactgcagaagactaaaatgggactaaaaataaaataccattttagtcctAAACTAAAATTATCACTGTTtgctatatatactggttggtttattatcactgtttggttgttcagtttgttcactctgtttgtattggtggtgtgttcacatttatatgcatttacttaataaacttacttattttcacttatttatgtttggttcactctgtcgcagtcacacagttctggtcacatctggtttatgacactcagtttcagggtcttggcaatcttcttatagcctaggccatcttcatgtagagcaacaattctttttcctcagagaattctttgccatgaggtgccatgttgaacttccagtgaccagtatgagagagtgagagcgataacaccaaatttaacacacctgctccccattcacagctgtaACACTAACATATAACATTAcattgggagggaaaatggctaattgggtccagtttgtacattttcactaaggggtgtattcacttttgttgccaccagcttagacaataatggctgtgtgttcagttattttgaggggatagcaaatttacactattatacaagctgtacactcactactttacattgtagcaaagtgtaatttcttcagtgttgtcacatgaaaagatataataaaatatttacaaaatgtgaggggtgtactcaattttgtgagatactgtgtgtgtgtgtatatatatatatatatatatatatatatatatatatatatatatagtggggatggaaagtattcaggtccccttaaatttttcactctttgttatattgcagccatttgctaaaatcattttttcctcattaatgtacacacagcatcccatattgacagaaaaacacagaattgttgacatttttgcagatttattaaaaaagaaaaactgaaatatcacatggtcctaagtattcagaccctttgctgtgacactcatatatttaactcaggtgctgtccatttcttctgatcatccttgagatggttctacaccttcatttgagtccagctgtgtttgattatactgattggacttgattaggaaagccacacacctgtctatataagaccttacagctcacagtgcatgtcagagaaaatgagaatcatgaagtcaaaggaactgcccaaagagctcagagacagaattgtggcaaggcacagatctggccaaggttacaaaaaaaattctgctgcacttaaggttcctaagagcacagtggcctccataatccttaattggaagacgtttgggacgaccagaacccttcctagagctggccgtctggccaaactgagctatcggggcagaagagccttggtgagaaaagaacccaaacatcactgtggctgagctccagagatgcagtcaagagatgggagaaagttgtagaaagttaaccatcactgcagccctccaccagccggggctttatggcagagtggctgccactctgcctctcctcagtgcaagacacatgaaagcctgcatggagtttgctaaaaaaacacctgaaggactccaacatggtaagaaataagattctttggtctaatgagaccaagatagaactttttggccttaattctaagtggtatgtgtggagaaaaccaggcactgctcatcacctgtccaatacagtcccaacagtgaagcatggtggtggaagcatcatgctgtgggggtgtttttcagctgcagggacaggacgactggttgcaatcgagggaaagatgaatgcggccaagtacagggatatgctggatgaaaactttctccagagtgctcaggacctcagactgggccgaaggaaggagtggcttcacaacaattcagtgactgttcttgaatggcccagccagagccctgacttaaactcaattgagcatctctggagagacctaaaaatggctgtccaccaacgtttaccatccaacctggcagaattggagagggtctgcaaggaggaatgggaaaggatccccaattccaggtgtgaaaaacttgttgcatctttcccaaaaagactcatgactgtattagatcaaaagggtgcttctactaaatattgagcaaagggtctgaatacttaggacctgtgatatttcagtttttcttttttaataaatctgcaaaaatgtcaacaattctgtgtttttctgtcaatatggggtgctgtgtgtaaattaatgaggaaaaaaaatgaagttaaattattttagcaaacggctgcaatataacaaagagtgaaaaatttaagggggtctgaatactttccgtcaccactgtatatatatacagtttatatatttCCTTCATGTGTGCATTTTATGTTTTCTGATATGTACTAGTAAAtatcatgtgctagtatgcagtgcatactagcaagTTATGGGAGACTTACCTGTCAAACACAGTCATCCATTGTTGCACTGTCACCTCTCTCTGGCTGTGTAAATGGCTGGGCCATGATGACATCAGTACTGTGGAGTCACCATCGCGCCACAGCACTCTGCATGCACAGCACACTCAGTATGCGCTGGACACTatactgcacatgcacagtgacATCATCAGCTGGAGTTGATTTGAATATCTATGGCACAAGTTTAGTAGGTTTTCATGGAAGGTAAGACTTATTATGAGCTTACCTGTAGGCAATAAGGCTAAAATAAGAGttcactaccactttaaccaaCTGCATCATACATGTCATTTTTGATTTTGTGCATAGCTCAAATTTAAGTCAAGCACAGAGTGTTGTTTGTCATCCTTTTATTAGCACAGGAATACAAGAAAAGCTTTTTAATAAGGCTCCAGGACACGACGGAAAGATCCAACTTTTGCAGTTTGGGAGCCCCAGTCAGTAAACCTTTTATATTCACCAGGTCTGAGAAGATACTGCTTGCCTTTGTAGTTGGGGAGCTCATAGAATATCCAATAACCATCTAGTACATTACAAGAGTGGATTTCATGGGAGCAGAAGCGGTCATAAACATTTGGACAATCTTCAAGGAACTCCATCATTTCTCCTTTGCAGTCACCTCTTTCATATACTCTGAGTTTATTAGTTCCAATTCCTAGGTTCTATAATGAAAAACAATTAATTGATTAAGTAAGTTGTATTTTTACATTAAATTACTTATGAATCCTCAGACTGTCTCAGGATATcaatgaaaaaatttgtttgaataaaaaaaaaatgcatttctaaCTCAAATTTGTAGCTGCAAAAATGTAGTTTTTAAGTTTCAAAGAGCAGCAGTCCGGGGCACTGCCCACTGGATAGGTAAGCATTACTGACCCTCTTTTACAGGGAGATTTTTCAAAAAGGAATTCTGGTTTAATAATTAGCATTCCAAATATTagtcattaaagtataactaaagccaaaaggtttttgttttggatagaaagtACACACTTGTGATATACAGTATGTCTCTACAGACAACACCCTTTAGATCTGATTTGTGAAAAATAGCTATAGCTAGTGTTTCTATGTCTTTCATTAACAGAAAAGGGACAGAGACCACCCTGTCTTGTGTCTGTTctaatgttatgccctgtacacatggtcggattttccgacagaaaatgtgtgataggaccttgttgtcggaaattccaaccatgtgtgggctccatcacacattttccatcagaatttctgacacacaaagtttgagagcttgctataaaattttccgacaacaaaatccgttgtcggaaattccgatcgtgtgtacacaaatccgacacacaaagtgccacgcatgctcagaataaattaagagaggaaagctattggctactgccctgtttatagtccagacgtacatgttttacgtcaccgcattcagaacgattggattttccgacaactttgtgcggccgtgtgtatgcaagacaagtttgagccaacatccgtcgggaaaaatccatggattttattgtcggaatgtccgatcaatgtccgaccgtgtgtacagggaaatAGTCTTTTCAGATATATTCTCTGCATGGTAATGTTAGCCATTGGGGTCCAAAACTCCATCTACCCAAAGCATGAAAGAGATAGTTCCAGGACTACCTGTAAATCTTTGGATAGTACATTATATTTATATCCCTGCCCCCATCCTATACTGATTTTAAGAAGGAAGCAAGGTGCAGTGTTCTTCTAATTTGGGCTGGGGCATTTCTGTTGAGTTCAAATTTTAATTTATGTTTGTGAATGCATTGTTCTGTGAACCTGGCGATTATGTTGGCTAAGATTTTGGTCAATAATTTTAAGTCAATGTTGATCAATTATATTTTTCTAAAATTTACAGCATTTCAGAATTCTTTATGGGGCTTGAGCATCTTGCAAATATGAGCTTTGTTTGAATCATTGTCCAAAAGTGGCCGCTATCTCAATGCATTCAAGTATTTGACTAGTTGGGGTACAATCTGTTTCAATAATACTTTTCAATATAATGCCATTAAACTGTTACTGCATGCCAAGATACTTGGATGGTTTAGACTGTTTGATAGCTATTGACACTTTTCCCaccattaccccccccccttccaaaatcTGCTTATGATCTTTTGAGGAGCTGAGTTTGGGAGACCTGCAAATAATTTATATATGGGGTTTGGTATAATGCTGTGTAAAGTTTGgaattatataaatataatttattaaagaCAGAACGGGGGTTTTGAATGAGTGGGCCATTCTTAATTTCAGGAATAGCAGGTTGGAGATTACATTTATTTGCCAGAAATTTGCCTTTGCAATTTGTGTGGCAATAAAATATATCTATTGTCCATCTGAGACTTCTTTTGACCTTTATTGGGAGACATTTGTTAAATTGTAGCCTGGTCAATTCTATT
Proteins encoded:
- the LOC141147737 gene encoding gamma-crystallin M1-1, with translation MGKIIFYEDRNFQGRSYECSNDNPDLQPNFNACNSVRVENGCWMIYERPNYMGHQYFLKRGEYPDYQQWQGLNDSIRSCRLLSQNLGIGTNKLRVYERGDCKGEMMEFLEDCPNVYDRFCSHEIHSCNVLDGYWIFYELPNYKGKQYLLRPGEYKRFTDWGSQTAKVGSFRRVLEPY